In Rhodothermales bacterium, the genomic window AGACGTGGAAAACCGACGCCACTTCCCACGTATCAGCTGGCGGCGCGGGACCAGGCGTGGAATAGTGGCACGGGTTTACACCTAAACCCCCTCGAAAAACGGCCAAACATGTAAAGAGGGGGGCGTTTTCCATGATCGGGCCCTGCGCCGGCGGGATTCACGGCAGCTGGTTCGGCGACGCCGCCACGCCCCGGGCCCCGCGGCGGCGGCCCCGGGGCGCCCCGCCGGCAGACGTGGAAAACCGACGCCACTTCCCACGTATCAGCTGGCGGCGCGGGACCAGGCGTGGAAAAGTGGTACGGGTTTACACCTCCACCCCCTCGGAAAACGGCCAAACATGTAAAGAGGGGGGCGTTTTCCACGATCGGGCCCCGCGGCGGCGGGATTCACGGCAGCTGGTTCGGCGACGCCGCCACGCCCCGGGCCCCGCGGCGGCGAGATTCACGGCAACTGGCTCCGCGACGCCCCCCAGCGCCACGAACCCAAGCACCGCCACACCCACCAAAGCGCGACCTTCACTCCCGCCCGTACTTCCTCAGCACCTCCCGCACGGCGTCGATATCGATCGCCTCCACCGTTCCGCGGTGCCCGGTCACCGTAGTCGCCTTGAACAACGCGTTCAGAATCGCCTCCTCCGCCGACTCTACGGCAGCCTGAAAGAGTGGGCTCATGCGGTCATTCGGCAGCATCGCCATTGCAGCCAGACCCGCGCGGCGCTCCGGCGTGCGACGCACCGATTCCGCCGTAGAAAAGGCCACTGCGTAGTCGCCGCTGCCGTTTGTTGCCGGGCTGCCTGTCCTGGCGATGGCCATTAACGCGCGCCGCGCCAGACGCTCCAGATTCCGGTCCGACAGCGGAGCATCAGTCGCCACCACGAGAATCACCGAGCCGTCCGCATCTCCGTTGTCCACCACGCTGCGCAAATAGTATTGCCCGAGCTCCTCACCGACAGGGACCCCATCGACCGAGAGAATGCCTCCATAGTTGGTTTGCGCGAGCACGCCGACGGTATAGCCACCCAGTCGCTCCGGCATCACGCGGGAGCTCGTCCCAATGCCCCCCTTCCAGCCGAAGCTGATGGTGCCTGTGCCGGCCCCGACTGAGCCCTCTTCCACCGGTCCGCTTTCGGCCGTGTCTATCGCCAACCCCACGTGCGCCGGAGTCACGACGCGGGCCCGAATGTGGTTCAGGAATCCGTCATTGGTCTCCCCGACGACGGCATTCACACTACGCGCGCCCTCGTTGCCCGCCTGACGCAGCGTCCACTCCACGGCTCCGGCTGCGCCCTCCGGCACGGACAGCGTGTTGGTGAGAACGATGGGCGTCTCAATCTCCCCGAGCTCGACGATCTGGGTAGAGCCCGCGAACTTGCCGAATGCATTGTGCGCTACGAAGCCCGCCGGCACCTTGTCTGCATACACGTTGCCGCCGTGTGGGCGGATGGCGGTCACACCGGTCCGCACCGAGTCTCCCTGCATCAAGGTGACGTGGCCAACAAGCACCCCATCCACGTCAGTAATGGCGTTCCAGAGCCCCGGAGCCAGCACCCCTGGGGCGACTCCGAGATCGCGCGCCCGCGGCCGCTCCTCGGCCGCCGAACGGGACCCGTTTTCCCACGAAACCGTTACCTGAGCCTGCGCGCACAGGGCTGTCGAGAGCAGGCAAGTCAGCACTAGTATTCTCATCGGATCCGGCTGGTCGAATGGAGTGGCGCGCCTAATATGAGGTTTGAGTTAGAGAAGTGAAGAAACCCACGATTGGAATAATTGGAGGCATGGGTCCCCACGCGGGCATCCACCTGGCCACCTGTATTGTGGACCAGACCATCGCCCAGGGGGACTTTGATCACCTGAGCGTCGTGCTTGTCTCGCGTCCCGGCGAAATTCCGGACCGCAGCGCATTCCTGGCGAACGCCTCGGAGGCCAGCCCGAGCGGGCCCATCCTCTCCGTCGCACAGCAACTGCGCGATGTGGGGGCCTCGCTGGTAGGCATGCCCTGCAATACCGCGCATGCTCCGCCGATTCTTTCTGGCGTGCTTGCAGGGCTGGACCCGGACATCACGTTTTTGCACCTGATTGAGGAGACGGCCCGTTTCTGCGGCGAGGCCGCACCAGGTGCTACCCGGATCGGCGTGCTTGCGACAACCGGCACGTATGCGACGGGCCTCTATCAGGATGCCCTGTCGCAAGCAGGGCTCACGGCCATCATTCCCGACCCGGCCATCCAGCGCGACGTCGTGCAGAAAGCCCTGTACGATCGGGAGTTCGGCATCAAGAGTCAGAGCAACCCGGTCACCGAGGACGCCATCGAACTGCTGGCGCACGCGACCGAGCACCTGATTGAAGGTGGCGCCCAGGCAGTGATTCTTGGTTGCACGGAGATCCCGCTGGCCATCCAGACACGCACGTTCGCAGGCCTCCCGGTTGTCGACTCCACGATCGCGCTGGCCCGGGCCCTGATTCGTGAGTCGGACCCTGCCCGCCTCAAACCCTGGACCTGAAATGGCGAGGCAGAAGGACGAGCGGCCCACGTGGTCGCGCCCGTACATGGAAAAGCGCATCCTGAA contains:
- a CDS encoding P1 family peptidase, with the translated sequence MRILVLTCLLSTALCAQAQVTVSWENGSRSAAEERPRARDLGVAPGVLAPGLWNAITDVDGVLVGHVTLMQGDSVRTGVTAIRPHGGNVYADKVPAGFVAHNAFGKFAGSTQIVELGEIETPIVLTNTLSVPEGAAGAVEWTLRQAGNEGARSVNAVVGETNDGFLNHIRARVVTPAHVGLAIDTAESGPVEEGSVGAGTGTISFGWKGGIGTSSRVMPERLGGYTVGVLAQTNYGGILSVDGVPVGEELGQYYLRSVVDNGDADGSVILVVATDAPLSDRNLERLARRALMAIARTGSPATNGSGDYAVAFSTAESVRRTPERRAGLAAMAMLPNDRMSPLFQAAVESAEEAILNALFKATTVTGHRGTVEAIDIDAVREVLRKYGRE
- a CDS encoding aspartate/glutamate racemase family protein, with the protein product MGPHAGIHLATCIVDQTIAQGDFDHLSVVLVSRPGEIPDRSAFLANASEASPSGPILSVAQQLRDVGASLVGMPCNTAHAPPILSGVLAGLDPDITFLHLIEETARFCGEAAPGATRIGVLATTGTYATGLYQDALSQAGLTAIIPDPAIQRDVVQKALYDREFGIKSQSNPVTEDAIELLAHATEHLIEGGAQAVILGCTEIPLAIQTRTFAGLPVVDSTIALARALIRESDPARLKPWT